The DNA segment GGCGAATCCGTCCTGTTGCATCCTTCATCCTGCTACTACGACAGAAAAACGACGACTGCGTCAAGCTTGCCGCGGCTGGCTATCGGCCGCATCTGGTTATCGGCCAGGACTGGTTGGCGGCCACGACAAACCGGCGGCAGCACGGGTTAGCCACACCACGAAGTTTTTGCTATAGTTACCCCATGGCAGCACCAACAAACGGCGAAGACAAGAAGATCATCTACACGATGCACAAGGTGTCCCGGGCGCACGGGACCAAACTGGTTATCAAGGATATATCGCTTTCCTACTATTACGGGGCGAAGATCGGGGTTATCGGGCTGAACGGCTCGGGGAAATCGAGTCTGCTCAAGATAATTGCCGGGGTAGATCAGGACTATAACGGCGAGATCTCGATGAGCCCCGGGTTTCAGATCGGCTATCTGGAGCAGGAACCCGAATTGGAGGCTGGCAAAACCGTCAAGGAGATTGTGGCCGAGGGTGCCCAGGAGGTTGTCGACCTGCTGGCCGAGTTTGACCGCATCAACGAGAGTTTTGCCGACCCCGATGTCGATATGGACAAACTGCTGGAACGGCAGGGCGAGGTCCAGGATCGCATCGATGCCCTGGACGGCTGGGATCTGGACAGCCGGCTCGAGCTGGCGATGGATGCCCTTCGCTGCCCCCCCGGCGACCAGGTGGTGGATCATCTCTCGGGTGGCGAAAAGCGCCGGGTAGCGCTATGCCGCCTGTTGCTCAAGCAGCCTGACATCCTGCTGCTGGACGAGCCGACCAACCACCTGGATGCCGAGAGCATCGCCTGGCTGGAACGGCACCTCAAGAACTACCCCGGCACCATCATAGCGGTAACCCACGATCGCTACTTTCTGGACAACGTAGCCGGCTGGATCCTGGAGCTGGATCGCGGCGAGGGCATCCCCTGGAAGGGTAACTACTCCAGCTGGCTCAAACAGAAGCAGGAACGCCTGCGCCAGGAAGAAAAGAGCGAGAGCGACCGCCAGAAAACCCTGGCCCGCGAGCTTGAGTGGATCAATATGAGCCCCAAGGGACGGCATGCCAAGGCCAAAAGCCGGATCACCAACTACGAGAAGCTGCTCTCCGAGGGCGGACAGTCCAAAGCCAAAAAGCTCAACCTGTTCATCCCGCCGGGGCCGCGGCTGGGCAACATCGTTATCGAGGCCGACAAGGTCAAAAAGGGCTATGGCGACCGGCTGCTGTACGAGGATCTGAGCTTTCAGCTGCCTCCCGGCGGTGTAGTCGGCATCATCGGCCCCAACGGGGCGGGTAAAACCACCCTGTTTCGCATGATCACCGGCAGCGAGACCCCGGACGCCGGGGAGATCCGGCTCGGCGAGACCGTCAAGCTGGGCTACGTTGACCAGAGCCGCGAAACCCTGAACCCCGACAAGACCATCTGGGAGCAGCTCAGCGAAGGTGCTGACGTAATCAGACTCGGTAATCGCGAGGTTAACAGCCGCGCCTTCTGCTCCTGGTTCAACTTTCTCGGTGCTGATCAACAGAAGAAGGTCGGCGTCCTTTCAGGGGGTGAGCGCAACCGGGTCAACCTGGCTATGATGGTAAAAAGCGGGGCCAATGTGCTGCTGCTGGATGAGCCGACCAACGACCTGGATGTAAACACCATGCGGGCACTGGAAGAGGCCCTGGACGAGTTTGCCGGCTGTGCGGTGGTTATCAGCCACGACCGCTGGTTCCTGGACCGTATCTGTACCCACATCCTGGCCTTCGAGAACGACTCCAACGTGCGCTGGTACGAGGGTAACTACAGCGAGTACGAGGAGGACCGCCGCAAGCGCCTGGGTGCCGAGGCTGATCGACCCCACCGTACGGTGTACCGCAACCTGACGAGATAATCGCGACGACCGCATTCACTGCGCTTACCAGCTTCAGACAGAAAAGGGCTGCCCGGCACCACCGGACAGCCCTTTTTTTCATAGTATTTTGAGCTGATCCGGCTGACTCATTCAGCCGGATCGAAACCGGATCAGTTGATCCACTGCAGCGGGAACAGATCCGCCAGCACATGGCCGGGATCATACTGTCGTGGGCCGCCATACAGCACCCAGACCCGCACATTACCAGCGCCGTAGGCTGACAGTGTGGCACTGCCGTTAGACACCGTGTGGCTTTCGCCGGTTATCACGTCACGGTAGGTACCGTTGGGGATGTTATGAAAGGTCTGTGCCCCGTCCAGTACCACCAGCGCAAAGCTGTCGACCTCGTCATCGGTGTATCGACGACGGAAGGCCTGAAAGCCGTCGACAGCGTACTGCCCTTTCTGCAGCGCAGGGACCGCCCGGCGAACCAGGTTCAAGGCACGGATATGCCGTGCCAGGGGATGACTCAGGGTTTCTGCCATCGCACCGGTAGCATTGCTGTAGCGCCCGAAATCCTGCACATCCACGCTGCCTTCGATGTGGTCGCCAAAGTAGGCCCGACCGGTTTCATCCAGCGGCGCATTCGGGCCGACATCGATAACCGCGCCCTTCATGAACTCGATCTCGGTGCCGTAATAGATCGTCGGGATCCCGCGGAAGGTGAACATCAGGCTGAGCTTGTCCGGCCAGAACCCGGCATAGCGCTGGTTCTCCGGCGCGGTATCCGGTGCGTAGTCATGGCTGTCCACGTAGGTCACATTCCAGGTAGCATCGTTATAAGCCCAGTCGCCGCCAACCGCGATATTCCAGGCATCGCTTACATGATTGAAGGACCAGTGCATCGGAAAGTCGATGACCGCCTGTCCGCTGAACATGCTGTAGTCCGGTTCGCGATAGGTGTTGTTTATCAGTACGTGATTATCGCTGGAGGGCTGATCACTGACATTCAGATTATCCTGCCAGTACTGGTATACCGATGCCTCGCGCTCTTCCCGGGTAGCCCATGGGTAGCTGTAGTCGTTGGCACCCTTCCAGGTATAGAACGGGGTCGAGATGTTCGGGTTATCGCTGTTCCAGATACTGCGGTAGCGGGTTGCCACCTCGCCGAACATAAAGAAATCCTCACCACCGCGTTCCTGGAATGCGGGCAGGAATTCACGGTTAAACACCAGCCGTGAGATGTGTTTGACGGTATCGATACGGAAGGCGTCGACCCCCATGTCGATGTAGCGGTTGTAGGCATCGATCAGATAATCGGTTACCACCGGGTTTTCGGTGTTCAGGTCCTGGCAGTCACCAGCGATCGATCCGATCTGCACCTCGTACTGTTCCCAACCGCCCTTGAATTCATGGTGATGGTAGATATGCTCGGTATCCAGCGGGTCTCGCAGTGCCCGGATCCGTGCCTGGAACTGATCCCCGGGCTGCAGTGCGGCATAGGTCGCATTCTCACCGCCAATGGCTCGGGCTCCGGCCTCAAGCAGATCGTTGGCCAGATGATTGTCCGGATCCTGCCAGTTCAGGTAACTCCCGGTAGCATCCTGCTGGAACAGCGGATGCAGTACCTCGTCGCCAAAGTTGCCGGTATGGTTCCAGACAACATCCTGGATAATCTTCATATCCCGGGCATGGACCTCGTTGATAAGCCGCTGATAATCGTATCCGGGGGACTTGTACCGGGGATCAACCTCGCTGTGGTTCGAGGAATGGTACCCGTGGTAGTCATACCCCGACATGTTCTTGACTACCGGGGTGATCCAGATAGCGCTGAATCCCAGAGCCTTGATGTAATCCAGCTTTTCGACCAGTCCCTTGAAATCACCGCGCCACTCTGGATGCGGGTTACCGGTCATGGCATTGTCCCAGGCATACACATTGTTGCTGGGGTCCCCATCGTAAAACCGGGTAGTCATAAGGAAATAGATGGTCTCCTCGCGAAAATCGCCGCGATCCGGGGTACCGATGTTGTAGAAAAAGCTCTTTTCGGTCTGATTACCGGCTGCGTCAACCACCAGAAAGTTAAACTGGGTGCGCTCGGCGACATACTCGGTACCCCCGGTGATCCCGTTTGTACTCGAGGCATCACCGGCAACGTAGATCAGGTCGTCGGTAGTTGCCGCCCGACCTTCTGTGGTGTAGTAGGCACGGGTGGTGCCGCCGGCGTTATCGGTCACCGTAAACTGTACCTCTACTGCATCGGTATATGAACCGGCAGGGATTGACGAGGTGATCTGCGGTGGCGTGATGTCATTATTCTCATCAACATCAAAAACCAGATCGACAATGGTCCCGGCGACTCCTTCGCGATTCACCCCGAAGGCACGCACGGTTGTGGTGCTTTCCAGGACGAACGGGGCGTCATACTGCAGCGACCCCTCATCCGGGGTACTGCCGTCCAGGGTGTAATAGATAACGTCATCGGGATTGCTTGAGCTCAGTTCGATCTGCTGAGTAGAATCAAAAACCCCCGGTGCCGGACTGGACTGTATCACTGGCGTCCCGGGAGCATTCGGATTCTGATCCGACCAGCTGCCGTCCTGAAACCACCACTCACCGCTTTCGCGGGAAAGATCCGCGGTTTGGCCGCCCCCGTTATTGCTGAAGATCAGGTTGATCGACTCTGTATCAGGAAAATCGTAGTAACTCCAGCCGGTCGAGTGGGTCTGCAGCTCAACACCTGGCCAGGAAACCTCGTCCAGTGCCGGTTCGGCATTCCAGTAATAGATATGGCTGAAGTTCTCGGCATACACCCGGATTCCATCAACAGGTTCGGGCTCCGGTTCGGGTTCGGGTTCGGGCTCGGGCTCGGGATCTTCAATCTCCCACTCCCCATCGTACCAGGCCGAAGCCTCCACAGGACCGTCAAGGGTTGTCTCTACCCTGGCGCCACTGCCGTCGAAGATAAAGCTGATCTGCTCATCCAGGGGATAGAACTCGGCAGGGATGGTGTACGACCACCAGCCCTCGCCGGCATCACTCATCTGCGGGCCAGGCCAGTTGTGTCCCTCCAACTCGGAAAATGCCCGGCGCTCGCTGGTTTCCCAGTACCAGATGGTCGGCTGACTGTCCCAGGCAAAGTAGATCGTAATATCGGTCTCTGGTTCCGGCTCCGGATCATCCGGGCTTTCGGCCAGTTCCCAGCTGCCGTCGTACCAGGCGTCGGCGGTAATCGGGGCTGCCAGCGATGTTTCATGATGTCGCTCGGTCGAGCCATCAAATATAAACTGCAGCTCACGCTCCAGCGGGAGATATGCCGCAGGGATGGTATACGACCACCAGCCGTCGCCGGCATCGCTCATCTTCGGGCCAGGCCAGCTGTAGCCTTCCAGCTCGAAGATTGCGTCTCCGTCGGTCTCCCACAGCCACAGGGTTGGCTGGGCATCGCTTTGGTAAAATATGGTAATTCCGGTCGGCTCGGCGCTGCGGGCACTGCTGCCGGAATCCTCACTGGTCTGAAACGGATTGCTGCAGCCAGCCAGTAGCACGGCTGCGGCAATCAGTGCGGCAGGCACAACTCTGCGCAGCACTGAAATCGGGTTACTCATTCCTCATCCTCCTGTAAAAATTGGCGGCAGTCACGGAATGACTGCCGCCGGGTTCTACCTCTATTGCTCCTCTATAAGGATTACGCCGTTGGAACCGGCGTTAAAAGTGACGCTGCCGCCACTTACCGTAGCGGTACTGTCGTCATAGGCATTGCGCACGGCAATCCCGTCGCTCCAGATTCCCGATACGTTCACCGTTACACTCCCGGATGCGCCGGTAACCACCACAACACGGTTGTCTGCAGTCTGTCGGCTAAAGGCGTAGCCGTTGCTGTGTCCCGAGATCTGCTGATGCTGTCCGGCGCCCACCGCAACGTTACGGCGGCGGAACTGCCCCAGACGCTGGAAATGCGCCAGAACCTGGTCATTTTCGGCCCCCCAGTTCATAAACGATCGCGTCCCCTGGTCATTGTCGGAGCCGGTCTCGCCAAACGGCCGGGCTGTCTCATCACCGTAGAACACCTTTACCCCACCCGGGGCAAGCAGCAGGTTGGTCCCGCCGTTGATCAGGTTATGGCGATCATGCAGATGGGTATCATGCTGACTGATGTAGCTTAATGCATTGAATCCCGGATCGCTGTTAATCGCAGCGGCATAGCCGGCGTAGGTATTCTCCATCTGGGTGGGATGGTTCTCGGCCGGACCGCCGCCATGCTGCCCCTGAAAGGTAAAGTTGATAACCGAGTCAAAGCCGTAATCGAACCAGTGACTGCGACCTACCCCATGCCCCCACACCTCAGCGGTCATCCAGAAGTCATCGGTCCAGTCTGCCCCGGGTGCATTCGGGTTGTTGGCACGCCAGGTCCAGAGGGCATCATTGGCGGCCTGCTTGAGCTGAGCCCAGCGGAAGGGTTCAACATGCTTTACCGTGTCGGCCCGGAACCCGTCTATGCCGAACTCCTCGACCCAGGCAGCCAGCCATTTCACGATATAATCAGCCGGGGCCACTCCGATATCCTGTCGCAGGCCGTCTGCCGCAGGGAGACGCCAGGGATCATACTCGCCCCCGGACTCCATGGCCCATTTGGTTTGCAGCAGCGGGGGGAGCCCGACACTGTGGGTAGTTTCAGTCTTGAAATCCGGCAGATACGCCAGGTTCATGGTCAGGTCATCTCCGCCACCTTCCTGGTATCCCGGCAGACCGGCGCGAACCCAGTCAGATCCCCAGTAGCCGTCCCACATTGCGGAATTGGTGTAATCCATCGAGCCGTCATCGTTATAGCTGAACCAGTTCTGACCGCCAGAGGGCGACCAGCTGTGCGCCTCGGACAGACTCATATGGGTCCCGAAACCGTAGCGGGCCCCATCTGCAAGGGTTGGGTAGCCAGGATGGTTCATGACCACATCCAGGATTACCCGGATCCCCTGCTCGTGCGCAGTGTCGACAAAGCTGCGCATCTCTTCGACGGTACCGATATTCCGGTCCATCATGGTGTAGTCCAGGGCATAGTAGCCGTGATAGCCATAATGGGCAAAATCCCCATCGTTGCCGCCGCCGACAAACCCGTGTACCTGCTCATAGGGCGCGGTAATCCAGATAGCGGTAATCCCCAGATCCTCAAAGTAGCCTTCATCCAGTTTCTGCGTCATTCCGATTATGTCGCCACCATGGAAGGTACCGATACTGCTGCCGGTAGCATCCACCGAGGGACGCCCGTAGGAGTTGTTATTGCTCGGGTCACCGTCGAGAAAGCGGTCAGTCATTGCAAAGTATACGGTGACATTGTCCCAGCTGAAATCGCTTTCTGTCTGGGTTCCGCGACGATACAAAAACGGACCGGCAGTGGTGGATCCAACCGAGTTGTCCGCACGAACCTCCAGCGAAACCGACCCATCCTGGGGCAGCTGCAGCCCGACGCCGGTACCGGACAGGCTGTTCCAGCTGCCGCCGTCAACGCGGTACTGCAGCGAGGTAACCGGTGCATCCTCGTGGGCGGTCGCCTCGATCTGAACGGTAACCGAGTCGGCATCCCCGAATACACCGCCAGCCGGGGAGACCGAAATCTCGGGGGCTGCCGGATCATCAGGTCCGTCAGGATCGCTGTCGTACCAATCGCCATCACGATACCACCACTCGCCTGATTCCCGGCTCAGATCTGCGGTTTGCCCGCCGCCGTTGTTGCTGAATATCAGATTGGCGGAGTCCGCATCGGGAAAATCGTAATACATCCAGCCCGAGCTGTGATCCTGCAGGGCTACGCCAGGCCAGGAAACAATCTCAATCTCCGGCACAACGCTCCAGAAATAGATGTGGCTGTAGCCCTCGGTATACACCCGGATACCCTCGCCTGGTTCCGGTTCGGGCTCCGGTTCGGGGTCAGGGCCGATTAACTCCCAACTGCCGTCGAAGCGTGCTGAACGATCTACCGGGCCGTCAAGTCGGGTCTCGACCCGGTCTCCGGTACCGTTAAAGATAAAACTCAGGTCACCCTCCAGCGGGTAGTATTCGCCAGGGATGGTGTAGGACCACCAGCCATCACCGGCGTCACTCATCTGCGGGCCGGGCCAGCTGTAGCCCTCGAGCTCGAAAATGGCATCTCCGTCAGTTTCCCACATCCAGATGGTTGGCTGGCTGTCAGCCGCGTACAGAATCCGGATATCATCACCGGGTTCGGGTTCAGGATCGGGCTCGGGTGTTTCCATCTCCCACTCACCGTCATACCAGGCCGATGCTTCTACCGGCCCCGACAGGGTTGTTTCTACCCGTTCACCATTCCCGTTAAAAATGAAATTCAGATCCAGCTCGAGTGGATAGTAGCTTTCCGGGATTGTATACGACCACCAGCCATCACCGGCATCGCTCATCTGCGGGCCGGGCCAGCTGTAGCCCTCGAGTTCGAATATGGCATCACCGCCAGCTTCCCACATCCAGATGGTTGGCTGACTGCTGCTCTGAAAATAGATAGTGATGGCATCACCGGATGCGGTGCGAGCCGAAGCCTCGGCTGTTCGATCATCACCACCAAACGGATTGCTGCAGCCGGCCAACACCAGCGCAGCTGCCAGCAGTGCTGCCGGGGCTAACCTGCCCAGCAGTCTGGTAAACTTCCTCATTCCTCATATCCTCCTGTATCGCTGAAACAAAAACGGCCTGCCGGTTCTGGCAGGCCGTGTCTAAATCACGGGTGATTCTGACCTGCGCTTACCAGCCCTGATGAGCCGGATGCAGGTTTTCGTGGGTGTGATTCCCACCGCTTTCCCAACCCTGGCCTTCGCCGCCAGTGGGCCCGATACGGGTTTTCCACTCAAAGCTGCCAGGATCATTGATGGTAACCTCCCAGACATTGCCGCTGGTCCAGGTTCCCTCAACACCGGTGCCCCAGTTGGAGAGTTCCTCGGTGCTGCCGGTAAAGTACAGCGAGTTGCCATGGCCGACATCTACCGTCATCCGCAGGGTAATCTCATCACCCGGGTCCACAATCGGGTCATCGTTTTCCTGCAGCTCGATACTGATATCGGTGGTGCTGTCGTTAAAGGTAATTACGTAGGTCCCGGCGGTCTCGATCAGGTAGTCCTGCTCAGGGTAGTTCTCGGTCCAGTCGCCAAAGCGGTCGATCTTGAAGCGAGGATTCTCCTGACCGGTAAAGTCAGCGGTGACCTGCCATACCCCGGGGCTGACCTGTTCCATATCGGTGGTACCCCAGCTGTTCGGGGTGCCACGGAAATAGGCCTGTTCCCAGCCAATACCCGGTTCCGGATCGGATCCCTGTCCATCTACCGGCACCCATACCGACCAGCCAGTGCTTTCGCTCATATTCACGCGGAAATTGGCATAGCCGTCGCCGTTGGTGGTGATGGTGCCGTCAACATTGCCGGTATAGTCGTAGAACTCGGTGTTCGGCTGATGGGCGTTGATCCAGAACTCCTGCTGCCCGCCCCAATCACGGCCGCTGATCAGCATAACCAGACCGGTACCCGGCACGTCGGCCAGACCTTCACGAACATAGGTGTAGACTGCATCGGTGTTGGCGCTGGTCTCATGTCCCGGGCCGTAGGCAAAATAGCGGCGAGCCTCGACCAGCCGGGACAGGGTCGGAGCCATACCGAACTCGTCCCAGTCGCGGGCAAATACCGTGGGAACCCCGTGCTCACGCATCAGGATGTAGGCATAGGCCTGATTCTTGTAGTTGATAACCTGCGGCATACCGTAGGGGTTGCCGGCACGGCTGGTGTCATGGTTGTCGATAAAGGTTACTGCACGTCCGGCATGGTGGCTGTTTGCCAGGCCGCCCCACCAGCGCATGTCCTTGCTGCCGCTGCTCAGGTTTACAAAGTCTTCGCGCAGATTGAAGTCAAAGGCCATCAGGTGGGGGGTGTTTACCGCATCAAGGTAGCCGCTGATGTCGCCAACCCAGGCCTCGGCTACGAAAAACACATCGTCTTCGGTAGCCCACTGTACATGGTTGATCCAGTTGCGGGTGAAATCGGTGTCGACATGGGCAATTGCGTCCATGCGGAACCCGCTGAACCCGATGTCATCGATGATCCACTCACCCCAGGCCTTCATCTCGTGACGAACATCCTGGCGATTGTAATCCACGTCGTTGCCCATCAGATAAGGAAAATGAAAGGTATTGCCCCACCATTTATCGGGGAAGAGCTGTCCATCAAGACCGTTAAATGCAGTCCAGTCCCAGGCAAAATCATGGTACAGGTAGCCCCAGCGCTCAGGGGTGTAGTGCACCTGTCGGCCATGCAGATCAAACTGTGTCCAGCGCTCCCCGATACCGGGAACATACTGCTGACTGTCGGCACCCATACGGTGATTGAACACAACGTCGTAATAGGCATCGATTCCAAGGCCGTCCAGGGCGGACAGGGCATTCTCCAGCTCCGCGCGGGTTCCATAGCGGGTCGGCACGGTGCCCTTCTGATCAAACTCGCCAAGGTCCCAGAAGTCATAGACATCGTACCCGACGCTGAAGGTGCCGTTCATGGCCTTGGCCGCTGGCGGCAGCCACATCGAGGTAATCCCTGCCTCGGCTAACGGCTGTGCCATTGCCGGCAGGTCGCTCCACAGACCCGGGTAGGAATCCCAGTAGAAAATCTGATACATGGTGTTGTTCACCATGTGCTCGGGTACCTGTGGCAAGTCTCCTGCTGCTGCAGAGCGCTGCTGTGCGGATGCTGCAGGGCCCGTATCTGCGGTCTGACCGGCTTCCTGCATCGGGTTCCCGCATGCGACAAGCAGTACCGCTGCCACCGAAGTAACAGCAATGATCTTGCTGAAGTGCCGAAATATTGACATAAAAATCCTCCATCGTATTGAAATCAGGGTCATCACACCATTCGCACAGCAGTAAAACGGTTTTGTAAATCGGTTTGACAACCTGTAATTATGCTACCACCGCTTTGCGGATACCGCAAGAAAAAAGTATAACAATTTACAATTTACGCTGCTGCAATAATTTAGTCGATTATTCCTGTGTCATTCAGGCAGGTTTGACCTTGCGTTTCCCGCAAAAATCCGGGAGAGTATGTACCATGGAAGACACCACAATCGATATCAGACCAGCCGGGATAGATGACCTGGCGGCGGTATTCCACCTTGGCGAACGTCTGTTCACCTCACAGCAGTACTCCAACCTGTATCGTACCTGGGATCAATACGAGGTAACCGGGCAGTTCAACCTGGAACCGGACAACTTCCTGATAGCGGAACAGAATGAGCAGGTAGTAGGCTTTGCTATCGGGTCGGTCATCGAAAAGGCCCGTTCAGCCTGGACCTATGGCCATCTGGTATGGCTGGGGATTGATCCGGATGTATCCCGACAGGGCATTGCGACACGCCTGTTTGACCGGTTCGTAGAGATCATGCAGGATCAGGGTGTACGGATGCTGCTGGTCGATACCCAGGCAAACAACGAACCGGCACTGGCGTTCTTTCGGGAGAAGGGATTCGGCAATCCGGTCGAACATGTATACCTCACCCTCAATCTCGACTCGATTCGTACCAGCAAGGAGTAGCCGATGCCGGAACACCATCACGAGACCCGACTGCGCCGCCTGGTACAGGACATGGTGAACATATACAGTCCTTCCGGCAAGGAACAGGAGATTACCGAATATCTCTTTTGCCTTCTGCAGCGACAGCTGGAGCCGTACGGCTGCCGTATCAGTCTGCAGCCGGTTGATGAATCCCGCAGCAATATACTGGTGGAGACCCCCGGGCAGCCGTCGGCGTCACCCCACCCCGCCCTGGACCGGATGCTGTTTCTGGGCCACATTGACACCGTACCTGCGTATGATATCGAGAATTACCAGCTGTCACCGCAGGGCGATCTGTTGTACGGGCTGGGAACCTCGGACATGAAAAGCGGCTGCGCGGCCATGATAGAGGCCTTCTGCCGCAGCAGCGCTGCCGGGGATTTACCGGAAAACACCATGCTTGCCCTGGTTGTCGGTGAGGAGGAAACCGGGGACGGCACCCTGGCGTTGTTGAACGAATACCGTTTCCACAGCGCCCTGGTAGCTGAACCCACCGGCCTGATTCCCTGCAGCAGGCATTATGGCTATGTAGAGATGTTGGCCCGGGCGTTCGGGTATCGCCGCCATGCCGCCATGTCAGGTCGGGATACCAACGCCATCCGGGCGATGCTGCGGTTTCTGCTGCAGATAGAGGACCGGGTGGAGCTGCATGAACCGGATACCGTGCTGAACATCCGCGACCTCTACAGCTCTGAATCCGGGTTCGCCGTACCGGATCGCTGCACTGCCAGTGTCGACCTGCACCTGCCTCCCGGAATCGACACCGTCGCCTACGCAGAACGTCTGCGGGAGTTCGGCAGCACCGTGCTGGAGGACAGCCGCTGCACGGCCTATGAGCTGGAATTCCCTACCCTGGCCGACGGCTACTGCCTGGCAGAGGATGCACAGCTGCTGAGCCAACTGCGACAGGTATTCACCGACAGCGGCCTGAAATGGCAGCCCGGTGCCTTTACCAGTCATTCGGATGCGAATCTGCTGCACGCAGCCGGCTGCAGCCCCGTCATTCTGGGACCGGGAGAGCTTGCCAAGGCTCACACCCGGGACGAGGCCGTCAGCTATACCCAGATAACGGCTGCCGCCGACCTGTACACACGCCTTCTGCAGCAACTGCGATCGGATCAGACATCTCCGGATTCA comes from the Spirochaeta africana DSM 8902 genome and includes:
- the ettA gene encoding energy-dependent translational throttle protein EttA, translating into MAAPTNGEDKKIIYTMHKVSRAHGTKLVIKDISLSYYYGAKIGVIGLNGSGKSSLLKIIAGVDQDYNGEISMSPGFQIGYLEQEPELEAGKTVKEIVAEGAQEVVDLLAEFDRINESFADPDVDMDKLLERQGEVQDRIDALDGWDLDSRLELAMDALRCPPGDQVVDHLSGGEKRRVALCRLLLKQPDILLLDEPTNHLDAESIAWLERHLKNYPGTIIAVTHDRYFLDNVAGWILELDRGEGIPWKGNYSSWLKQKQERLRQEEKSESDRQKTLARELEWINMSPKGRHAKAKSRITNYEKLLSEGGQSKAKKLNLFIPPGPRLGNIVIEADKVKKGYGDRLLYEDLSFQLPPGGVVGIIGPNGAGKTTLFRMITGSETPDAGEIRLGETVKLGYVDQSRETLNPDKTIWEQLSEGADVIRLGNREVNSRAFCSWFNFLGADQQKKVGVLSGGERNRVNLAMMVKSGANVLLLDEPTNDLDVNTMRALEEALDEFAGCAVVISHDRWFLDRICTHILAFENDSNVRWYEGNYSEYEEDRRKRLGAEADRPHRTVYRNLTR
- a CDS encoding starch-binding protein, whose protein sequence is MRKFTRLLGRLAPAALLAAALVLAGCSNPFGGDDRTAEASARTASGDAITIYFQSSSQPTIWMWEAGGDAIFELEGYSWPGPQMSDAGDGWWSYTIPESYYPLELDLNFIFNGNGERVETTLSGPVEASAWYDGEWEMETPEPDPEPEPGDDIRILYAADSQPTIWMWETDGDAIFELEGYSWPGPQMSDAGDGWWSYTIPGEYYPLEGDLSFIFNGTGDRVETRLDGPVDRSARFDGSWELIGPDPEPEPEPEPGEGIRVYTEGYSHIYFWSVVPEIEIVSWPGVALQDHSSGWMYYDFPDADSANLIFSNNGGGQTADLSRESGEWWYRDGDWYDSDPDGPDDPAAPEISVSPAGGVFGDADSVTVQIEATAHEDAPVTSLQYRVDGGSWNSLSGTGVGLQLPQDGSVSLEVRADNSVGSTTAGPFLYRRGTQTESDFSWDNVTVYFAMTDRFLDGDPSNNNSYGRPSVDATGSSIGTFHGGDIIGMTQKLDEGYFEDLGITAIWITAPYEQVHGFVGGGNDGDFAHYGYHGYYALDYTMMDRNIGTVEEMRSFVDTAHEQGIRVILDVVMNHPGYPTLADGARYGFGTHMSLSEAHSWSPSGGQNWFSYNDDGSMDYTNSAMWDGYWGSDWVRAGLPGYQEGGGDDLTMNLAYLPDFKTETTHSVGLPPLLQTKWAMESGGEYDPWRLPAADGLRQDIGVAPADYIVKWLAAWVEEFGIDGFRADTVKHVEPFRWAQLKQAANDALWTWRANNPNAPGADWTDDFWMTAEVWGHGVGRSHWFDYGFDSVINFTFQGQHGGGPAENHPTQMENTYAGYAAAINSDPGFNALSYISQHDTHLHDRHNLINGGTNLLLAPGGVKVFYGDETARPFGETGSDNDQGTRSFMNWGAENDQVLAHFQRLGQFRRRNVAVGAGQHQQISGHSNGYAFSRQTADNRVVVVTGASGSVTVNVSGIWSDGIAVRNAYDDSTATVSGGSVTFNAGSNGVILIEEQ
- a CDS encoding alpha-amylase family glycosyl hydrolase — translated: MSNPISVLRRVVPAALIAAAVLLAGCSNPFQTSEDSGSSARSAEPTGITIFYQSDAQPTLWLWETDGDAIFELEGYSWPGPKMSDAGDGWWSYTIPAAYLPLERELQFIFDGSTERHHETSLAAPITADAWYDGSWELAESPDDPEPEPETDITIYFAWDSQPTIWYWETSERRAFSELEGHNWPGPQMSDAGEGWWSYTIPAEFYPLDEQISFIFDGSGARVETTLDGPVEASAWYDGEWEIEDPEPEPEPEPEPEPEPVDGIRVYAENFSHIYYWNAEPALDEVSWPGVELQTHSTGWSYYDFPDTESINLIFSNNGGGQTADLSRESGEWWFQDGSWSDQNPNAPGTPVIQSSPAPGVFDSTQQIELSSSNPDDVIYYTLDGSTPDEGSLQYDAPFVLESTTTVRAFGVNREGVAGTIVDLVFDVDENNDITPPQITSSIPAGSYTDAVEVQFTVTDNAGGTTRAYYTTEGRAATTDDLIYVAGDASSTNGITGGTEYVAERTQFNFLVVDAAGNQTEKSFFYNIGTPDRGDFREETIYFLMTTRFYDGDPSNNVYAWDNAMTGNPHPEWRGDFKGLVEKLDYIKALGFSAIWITPVVKNMSGYDYHGYHSSNHSEVDPRYKSPGYDYQRLINEVHARDMKIIQDVVWNHTGNFGDEVLHPLFQQDATGSYLNWQDPDNHLANDLLEAGARAIGGENATYAALQPGDQFQARIRALRDPLDTEHIYHHHEFKGGWEQYEVQIGSIAGDCQDLNTENPVVTDYLIDAYNRYIDMGVDAFRIDTVKHISRLVFNREFLPAFQERGGEDFFMFGEVATRYRSIWNSDNPNISTPFYTWKGANDYSYPWATREEREASVYQYWQDNLNVSDQPSSDNHVLINNTYREPDYSMFSGQAVIDFPMHWSFNHVSDAWNIAVGGDWAYNDATWNVTYVDSHDYAPDTAPENQRYAGFWPDKLSLMFTFRGIPTIYYGTEIEFMKGAVIDVGPNAPLDETGRAYFGDHIEGSVDVQDFGRYSNATGAMAETLSHPLARHIRALNLVRRAVPALQKGQYAVDGFQAFRRRYTDDEVDSFALVVLDGAQTFHNIPNGTYRDVITGESHTVSNGSATLSAYGAGNVRVWVLYGGPRQYDPGHVLADLFPLQWIN